The window atttgatagatgggttcgggtgcccagatcgggcactagtcacggcctacggggttgggtcgtgacaaagtggtatcagagcggtttgtcctcggagtgtccacagatcgtgtctagtagagtcttgtttatcggtgtgttgtgcaccacatctataaacaggaggctacaagacatttaggatgttgtattttcttctgatcttagatcgtgcgatagaactgtgctattaggatgattctgttttgatctgttgttgtttttctttcagtgatgcctccgaaaaaggcgacaaccgcccagaagaaaaagggcgtagtaggagagaccagccgggctcagaagggtactcggacccttgctcagatgatgcgtgatattacgtcccggccagccgactctgctacgtcttcatcgtcagaggagtctggagcagcttcaccattagctccaggggcttcagctcccgcgcctccagctcctcagccaggggcggaggacaggacactgagagaggctgtgcagttattgaccactctggtagcgggacaggctcgcagacgcgggcggagagatgatgatgatgacgataggcgtgacagcctgagggttcgagagtttctattatgtggccctccagagttttacgggtctaagcccgacgaggacccccatgactttattcgggggatgcggcgctcactagatttggtcagggcttcagagactgagtctgttgagttggcttcgcatagactacgggatgtcgctgctcactggtatgagtcctgggagctatctaggggtgagggtggttccccagctacttgggacgagttcgtggctgcttttacccgccactttttgcccccagagttacggcgggcgcgggttgaccgatttttacatctgcagcagaggggtcggagtgttcgtgagtataatatggagtttgattctctggcccggtacgcacctaccatagtagaagatatggccgatcggatgcacagatacgtgatggggttagaccgctacttgattgatggctgtatggcggtggcattgcagacagacatggatattgcccgactacaggcttatgctctgggtatggaggaccgacatagagctgattattccagcagagatcgggacaggaggccgccaaagagggccaggtccgctgggtattctggggagcctcaaggcgggcagcctcaacagtatgttagacagtcttctcagccagcgcagagTGCGCCCCCGCAGTCTACCGGAGAGGGATTTGATAGTGCCAaatactcaggagcaggccagagcttcAGGGCTCCAGGTTCACAGGTGAGccgaggttccagccaggcgaggccacctatgcctcggtgttcgtattgtgggagatctcatccaggagagtgctaccgagctacgggagcctgtttttcttgcggccgtcagggccatatgatgcgtgattgtccaatggcaagtggttctggtagtacagttcagccgacgggatcagccgcgggttcatcttctactccctcagccatgcgccctgcgggacGAGGTATGCCGGTACAGGCGggtcgcggtcgaggccgtggcggtgcttcaggttctagcggtccctcgaaccgcatatatgcgttggccagccgacaggaccaggaggcgccacCAGGTGTGGTTACAGGTGATTTGAATTTTTAAATTCGTTACATTGTTTGGTAAGAAATTGATATATGCTAttcaaaaagaaactcccccgaatttgagtaatATCCGTAACATtaaatcgaacattcgaggacgaatgttcttaagggggggaggatgttacgtcc is drawn from Lycium barbarum isolate Lr01 chromosome 8, ASM1917538v2, whole genome shotgun sequence and contains these coding sequences:
- the LOC132606466 gene encoding uncharacterized protein LOC132606466 isoform X2, producing the protein MPPKKATTAQKKKGVVGETSRAQKGTRTLAQMMRDITSRPADSATSSSSEESGAASPLAPGASAPAPPAPQPGAEDRTLREAVQLLTTLVAGQARRRGRRDDDDDDRRDSLRVREFLLCGPPEFYGSKPDEDPHDFIRGMRRSLDLVRASETESVELASHRLRDVAAHWYESWELSRGEGGSPATWDEFVAAFTRHFLPPELRRARVDRFLHLQQRGRSVREYNMEFDSLARYAPTIVEDMADRMHRYVMGLDRYLIDGCMAVALQTDMDIARLQAYALGMEDRHRADYSSRDRDRRPPKRARSAGYSGEPQGGQPQQYVRQSSQPAQSAPPQSTGEGFDSAKYSGAGQSFRAPGSQVSRGSSQARPPMPRCSYCGRSHPGECYRATGACFSCGRQGHMMRDCPMASGSGSTVQPTGSAAGSSSTPSAMRPAGRGMPVQAGRGRGRGGASGSSGPSNRIYALASRQDQEAPPGTDAQPGDPPV
- the LOC132606466 gene encoding uncharacterized protein LOC132606466 isoform X1 encodes the protein MPPKKATTAQKKKGVVGETSRAQKGTRTLAQMMRDITSRPADSATSSSSEESGAASPLAPGASAPAPPAPQPGAEDRTLREAVQLLTTLVAGQARRRGRRDDDDDDRRDSLRVREFLLCGPPEFYGSKPDEDPHDFIRGMRRSLDLVRASETESVELASHRLRDVAAHWYESWELSRGEGGSPATWDEFVAAFTRHFLPPELRRARVDRFLHLQQRGRSVREYNMEFDSLARYAPTIVEDMADRMHRYVMGLDRYLIDGCMAVALQTDMDIARLQAYALGMEDRHRADYSSRDRDRRPPKRARSAGYSGEPQGGQPQQYVRQSSQPAQSAPPQSTGEGFDSAKYSGAGQSFRAPGSQVSRGSSQARPPMPRCSYCGRSHPGECYRATGACFSCGRQGHMMRDCPMASGSGSTVQPTGSAAGSSSTPSAMRPAGRGMPVQAGRGRGRGGASGSSGPSNRIYALASRQDQEAPPGVVTDLGEPEA